The following DNA comes from Dehalococcoidia bacterium.
ACGAACCTGAACCACTTCTGCCTGGTGATCGCGGACGAGGCTCTGGAGCCGGTTGCCGAGCACCTGCGCGGCCGCGGCGTCGATGTCTACACCGGGCCGGCGCGCCGTTGGGGAGCGCACGGCAACGGCGTCAGCGTCTACTTCCGCGATCCAGACGGGAACGAGATCGAGGTGCGCAGCTACGCGGCCGGGGCGCTGGAGCGGCTGGCCCAGGCAAGCGCCCCTGCTCATTGACGCGCACAGCCCGGATCGGAGAGTGGCCTACTGCAGACTGCCATCGCATTCCGTTCCGAAGCCGTGCCAGGCGCCGTCAGTACAGGAACATGGGTTTGCCGTCCATGTGCCGCACCTTGGGTCGGTAAGCCTGCGCGTCGTACAGCTCCTCCACGTCGACGCGCTTGATGCCCTGGCGGACAATGCGCAGCGGCACGCTGGTGTAGGTGCCGTCGCGCAGCGCCACCATGCGGCCCTGGGCGCCGCGCCCGGCCAGCGTCACCGCCATCGTCGCATAGTTCACGGCGACCATCAGGTCGAGGCTGTCGGGCGCGCCGGAGCGCATCAAGTAGCTGAGCGGCTGGTACATCACGTCCTCGCCGGTCAGCCGCTTGAGCGCGTCGGCGGTGGCCTGGCCGATGCCGCCGAGCTTGCGGTGGCCGTAGGCGTCGGGCTCGCCGCTCTCCAGCACGCCGACGCCCTGCATCTGCGCCCCTTCCGAGACCGTCACCATCGCGTAGTGGCTGGGGTTGCCGGCCTTGTCTTGTTGCAGCAGCCCGGCCAGCCGCTCCGCCTCGAACGGCACTTCGGAGATGATCGCGCGGTCGACCCCGGCCAGGTAGGCGGCCAG
Coding sequences within:
- a CDS encoding VOC family protein, translated to TNLNHFCLVIADEALEPVAEHLRGRGVDVYTGPARRWGAHGNGVSVYFRDPDGNEIEVRSYAAGALERLAQASAPAH